ataaatattattttaaaaatattttttaataaaaaatattttaaaaaaataaattctaacaaTATCCTATCCTGAATACTCCATAGCATCATAatgatcaaaaaagaaaagttctACTTTTTTGAGCTAGGTGCTTATGTGATGCAATACCACAGCTTTGATAGCAATTTTGCCACTATTAACACAGTGGTAGTATTTTTcagcatggttttttttattttattaatataggtgtGCAGGTCAGCTTACGCGTACCTCAACCAATTTTATGgatcctgaaattaataatcatagaagtcttcaatgataataaaatttataaaactcaaattaataatctctaaaaaataaatttaaaaattaaccaattaaattacACTCTCATGATTAATAGTTGCAATGATGGAATGGTGATTGCCATTTcctgttgttttttcttctctcgtGTAGGAATACATGTATTTTTCTGATGATCACATGTCTTTGAATGTTACAAAATATTCCATAGTATTTCTCAGTTTTCTAGTCATGaataatgatgatttttcaGAATTCAAATAGAATAGCAAATCTACTAGATGAGATCTAATTATCGGCGTGGATAAGTAtaatgtaaattttaaaaatccacTAGTCCTTGCTTAAATGGTTTCTTTTCACAAGGTGAAAAAGatgaatttaaaacataaaaattatttttaaaaaatactcccaacctaaaatattaaaatattagacACGGTAACATCTGCAATCAAAAGGGTATTAAAATCTAATGAGGTAATACATTGATGGGTAGGATGGGCGGGCTCTcacaggaaaaataaaagaaaagaaagaaaacatattgCTTCTACTTTTTACAATGAAAAAGTTGCCTTAACACAATTTAGCTTGAgatataaagaaatattttaatttaaaattttaaattattaagtaaggttttaaaatataattttatattattttctaacgcattttcttaaataaaagcttttttttgtttgaaacttgcacaaactcatattatcttgtatttaatttttattaaataaatgaagaacAGTGAAATTCAAACTCGTAATCACTTAATCATCAAGACTCTAATACCGTGTCAAAGAATTAATTCAACCCAGAAGCTTAAACTATTATGTGAGgtcttaatataataatttatattattctctaatacatcatttcaaagtgaaaatcttttgaatttaaaacttgtataTGCTCATACCATcttatacttgatttttatcaaataaatggggatggtaagattcgaactcgtgaccgcttggttatcaaggctctgatatcatgttaaaaaatcaattcaatccaaaagcttaaactattatatgaagtctcaagatatgatttatattattgtctAATATATCATTTCAAGTGAAAGTCATTTGAGTTTGAAACTCGTACATGTAATTActatcttttgtttgatttttatcaaataaataaggataataAGATTCgaacttataattatttaatcattaaaGTTCTGATACCATATCAGAGAATTATATTAATCCAAATATTTaagttgttaaataaaattttaagatataatttatattatttttcaaaaaaatttaaattaagcaTTTGTTTtcgggaaggaaaaaaaattgcacatcctacaattaacataatattttttttactgtacattccttttatttttaacgtGCTAAAACATTGCATTTACGTtggatccctttttttttaaaaaattgaattatttcaaaattattatcagGCGTGTAATAATAAGATTTGATGACAAAATTACTCTACAACTAATAAATCCACAAagaattaaatacaaataatcaaaatcaaatttgttaCAGCATTTCCatgatcatttatttaataattttaatatcatatttgtttttatcaaagaatcttttcaatttaaaaactataatgaaatcttaaaatataatttattttattttttaaagtagtcatattcaagtaaaaaaatttctgacttaaaatttatataaatttatattatcctgtgttaataattaattttaattaaaaaacaataaagataatgagatttaaaattatgattattatacttacattaaactttattttcgaGAAGTAAATAAATTACGCTTGCACATCCTacaattcaaattatattttttttactgtacattcctttatttttattgtgctGAAACTTTGCATTTACTTTTGGAtctctgttaaaaaaaaaattgaattatttcaaaatttttgtctggcgtataataataaaattcaatgacaAAATTGATCTTCAACTAGTAAATcaataaagaattaaataaaaataatcaaattcgaATTTGTTACAACATTTTCATGACCGTTTATTTCAAAATCTTGTTATCAAATCAgttgtattaaaaaaacttttttaacttaaaaactctaattttaaaatatgatttattttatttttcttaaactctcttttaaataaaaatattttagatttaaaacatACATGGGAGACActattttgctttataattttaattagaaaaaaaataaaaataataagatttaaagtTGTAactgtttaattaatattggaattttatttaaaaaaagttagttAATTGATACtttttggattaaattaaaagtgagatttatttattttcgaggTTAACACTTTGTTGGGAACTTTTTTTAAGTgttaagaattgaatttcaatctctaaaaattatacaaaagtaAATTACATGTCAACCCCTTTTATTTACTACActaaataagagaaattaatgttaaatttgtctacccatatatttttttatagaccTTTTAATGAATAAGATAAAGGCAAtgaaagtaatataaaaaacaaaatgaattgaatCTTATTTCTACCAAATATatgaattcaatttatttattaatttaatttaaattaaatattatagttggataattgatttcaaacaacttgttgaataaaaaattacaaaacatgttttttttcttaaaagctTAAGAAATACATCAGCATGAAAACTATTatgctttaaaataattttttttttatcattttgatgtgaaaagtagattttaaaaattaaatattattttaatacactttcaaataattttttttgagtgataatatttttattttaaagcaataataaatttttagttattaaattgaatataatagtaatctataaataacttaatgttttttgttgattttattatagTATAAAGTGTTATGAATTGATAagatttagaatattttttttcataattttttttaaaataaaaacaaaatataaaataaaataaaataaactataaaatttctTATAGTAATTTTCCGAATACAAAATCTATCTCCGTGACTCGTTGCTCATTATGCTATAAAAAATTACTGgatattcaatcaaatcataATTAGAATAAACGGCGGCGCATTGATTTACGAAATGAGATTAAAAACGATGTTTctattttgaacttttcttaCCTTTGTACTTTTATCTCAATAGgacaaatcaaaattaaatcaagaaaacaaaattagttcctttttttttggtttgcgagtgttttgtttttccgtgaaaataaaagaaatcaattaattatttttaaaacattaaaccACTAATTTTATTTCCCTTTCTAAAGATCCTCTCTctgcaatttctttttctttcgttctttatttaaatattaatgatttcCCTCAAAGCACCGAAGCCCATTTTTGTGACTACCATcatcctctccctctctctctgccTCCCTGAAATCTCCTgctgaatttttcatttttccgtTTGCTTCCCGGGAAAACTCACAATTGCTTCCCGGAGAAGTCTCTTTCTTTTCCAGGTACAGCCCATTGACTATCGTTTTTCCGTTTGCTTCCCGGGAAAACTCACAGTTGCTTCCCGGAAAAGTCTCTTTCTTTTCCAGGTACAACCCAGTTacttcattttagtccttgtaATTATTGGCAAGATGGGATTCGTTTGACCTGAatttctttccagttttagtttttcttacttttttttcctgtctgTGATTGAATTTGGATGGATCTGCTtcaattttatggatttttttgctTCCATTTGGATTTCATttactgaaattgaaattggGATTGTTTAAGTTTCCGGGATATGATtactttgatcttttttttaaaaaaaaattataaagctaaaaacGTTTTTGGGTTCTCTTCAATACTCTGCTTGATTCAAGAGTAAATTtgaagaataataaaaagatcaCTGTTCAATCCCAAAGCTTAGAGCACTTTAGTTCACATGAAATCTAACATGGTATGATAGTTTTAAGGTAGATCATGATGAAATTTAATGCGACATTACGTTACGTTTTACAGGATGTATACTGTAAGCTTCAATGATCATTGTGATAGATTAGCTGTTTGAATGAGCATCACGTCGTAGTAGTGGTAGAGGTCCTGTTTATGCACACCTCAGTGGTTCCTTTGAATTGATTTAAGGCTAATATGTAAAGAGATCACCTTGTTTGATTGAGAACTACAGAGGGGTCCCAATCCAAATACGTCGTAGTTCATGAATTAAAATCAGAGAAGAATACTATAGGGGGTATCAATCAAAATGTTGATAGTTCATGGAGGCTCCTTATGCTTTAGCCTTAATTGAATGACCAATTTGATTCGTGTCATTGTTTTGGGTAGTTGTGGTGCTCTTGCATCCATCTTACATTTTTATCATCTATAGTTTGTGTTTTTGGTTCAAACTACCAGCTTTCTTCATTGTTAAATTGACATGTCAATTTGTCATGCTATGGTATTCTTGTAATTTTCTTATGTTGTTATGTaattcatgacataaccaattaatcttattcatgtatttttcttgggtacAGATATTACACTTAACTTTTAACCTTCAAGTATTGTATTTGCTCTCATGAAGAGTGACCAGTGAAGTTTCTGCTGATAATTGGAAGTCGTAGAAGAAAAtgtcttcaacaaaggctgacAAAAAGGCAGCTGGTGATGCAGCTTCATGGCTGTTCAATGTTGTCACATCTGTTGGAATCATCCTCGTCAATAAAGCCTTGATGGCTACCTACGGTTATAGTTTTGGTATGCTCCCAATGACAATCTACTCAAAAAAATCTATCAGTGTCTGATTTTTTAATCACCAGACTGATTATGTATTTCGTAGTTTAAGGCAAGTGCTTAGGACAAGGCTTGCTGGTTTTGATCTCGCCCATTCTTTTCATTAGAATGTGTTTTGGATATTATATTCTTGTGTAGTACTAAGAAATGTTAAATTGGGCAGGGATATGAAGCCAGGCATCACTATCTCATTTCCATTGGCCTACCATTACATatctaaattacttttttatgctGGATGCCTGCACATTATTACCTACCCACTTAGTTaagttgtttataaaaaaaaaaaacaataattataactaACTTAATTAACAGCGTGATATTATGCAATCACCTAATGCATACATGTTTGTCAAGTAATatcataagaattaaatttatctAGTATTGTTTGTTCATGTGGTTCAAGTTGTAAAACTGGAAAATTAATTGTGATCCATTTTGTATGTAATATGAAGAACTCGATTATCAATTTCACCAAGGAGTGAGGATAATGCCTTCTATTAGCTGATAAAGGAGTCCTGGGCattccgattttttttttttttgctgtgcctaatttttaaaatctaatgcTTTCTTGCAGCTACAACATTAACGGGTCTGCATTTTGCCACAACAACATTGTTAACTGTTGTCCTTAGGTGGCTGGGTTATATCCAGCCTTCCCATCTACCACTGCCTGATCTTCtgaagtttgttttgtttgcaaACTGTTCTATTGTTGGAATGAATGTGAGTTTGATGTGGAACTCGGTTGGATTTTATCAGGTCAGTTTCGGAGTATTTCTACATGTCTGTTTGCTCTTTATTATGTCAATTTTAGAAGTTACAACTTTCCTTTTAAAACTTATTGTCAGATTGCAAAGCTGAGTATGATCCCAGTATCTTGTTTTCTGGAAGTTGTCTTGGACAAAGTGCGGTATTCAAGGGACACAAAGCTTAGTATACTAGTAGTTCTTCTTGGTGTGGCAGTATGTACTGTTACAGATGTGAGTGTTAATGCCAAAGGATTTGTAGCTGCTGTAATAGCAGTTTGGAGCACTGCCTTGCAGCAGTATGTAAGTAACTCTATTTGGACACGTTGTTATTACATATGATTGGCATTAAAAGCTGGGATCGTTTTTGGGTgctaaattcaaatttcaataaGTTCTAGGATGGGACAAGCACAGGTTCTTTGCATATTTAGTTTTTCCCCCTCCCACatgcaccttttcttttcatatttatgCAGATATGCTTAATTGCATTCATTAGAAAAATTAGTCAATGGTTTAATTAGAAAATTGTTTTGACCTGCACCATTTTATGCCCATATGGTGCAGTTGGGGCATGTTAATTGTGGTTTTGATTCTTCCAAATCTTAGTTTCTTTCCGTTTCTAATATTTGTTTGGATACCTTATTTATAACGCTGTTGGGTTTTCACATTGCACAGTATGTACATTATCTTCAACGGAGGTATTCTCTAGGATCTTTCAACTTATTGGGGCACACTGCTCCAGCACAAGCTGCATCTCTGCTGGTAGTAGGGCCCTTTTTGGACTATTGGTTGACAAACAATAGAGTTGATGCTTACGCCTACACTTTAACATCCACTGTAAGTTGTCTTTCTGTTATCTGGTTTTGGATTGTTATTTGAGGGATAGTTACTTTGCACTGAAGTTGACTACTTTGAGCTAGCATAATTCTCCCGTTAGATCATCAGAGGACGTACAGGGGGTTCAAGCCAATGCTTGATCACTACAAGAGCAAGAAAAGAGCAACTTGTTTAATGCTTAGGCACCAAAGAGAGTTTAGCGGGCTACGGTCTTAACATCCTTTTGTATGCCATTAAACAGTGGCTGCAAATATGCTTTTACGTTGTTGCCCCAAAAGGAAAGTGTAAGCATACACCAGATGAGTACTTGATTACATGAGTGGACATGTGTTATGACTGATTAAGCTGAGGATGATTTAAACTGACAAACTAAACATTGGGCTCAGTTGAATAATTGAGCCTAAGGGGAAATCTTGgtgttttaacaaaataaataacaagaatgatacaataataataatacttgtAGGGTGTGCTCAATCTGGTGAAGTGCCTTTAAGGAcccaaaagaaaattaatgtcTTATAATCCCTGCCAATAATTGGTCAGATATTAGAAACTGCATGGAGAAGTTCTCTGTCTCCACACTTGAACAATCACTAAAATCTCATACCAGGACTGTACAGGTTGATAATTCTAGTTATGAAATTCCTGTTTATTTCTAGAAAACATACAGCACTTAACTTTCAGTttctgaattttcttttttacactTTTAATGTggtaaaatatatctaatatgGTCTAGCAACATCTATTCGCGTGCTTCTATATGTTTAGGTTGCAGATTTGGGGTGACTATCTGTTCCATGGATATTAAATGCTTGTGTAGATACTTTTGTGGATACTGAAGCACCTTGCTAAATTCTCGCTATATCGCTATTATAGTTATGGTTTTCTTTCAATGATGTTCAAAAGCTCAGTAGCATGCCTGATTTTTAAAGCTGCCAAGAAGCTGTGTGCTAGTTGTGGTTACTTCAGATGATCTGACATGCACTTTGTTGTCTGCAGTTGTTCATAGTCGTGTCGTGCAGCATTGCAGTAGGGACAAACCTCAGCCAATTCATCTGCATTGGCAGGTTTACAGCCGTGTCATTCCAAGTGCTTGGACATATGAAGACAATTCTTGTCCTGATTTTAGGATTTATTTTCTTCGGGAAAGAGGGTCTCAATCTTCATGTAGTTGTAGGCATGATCATTGCAGTAGCAGGAATGATCTGGTATGGCAACGCCTCATCTAAGCCGGGAGGGAAGGAGCGCCGTAGTCTTTC
This Populus alba chromosome 7, ASM523922v2, whole genome shotgun sequence DNA region includes the following protein-coding sequences:
- the LOC118049645 gene encoding UDP-rhamnose/UDP-galactose transporter 4, with protein sequence MSSTKADKKAAGDAASWLFNVVTSVGIILVNKALMATYGYSFATTLTGLHFATTTLLTVVLRWLGYIQPSHLPLPDLLKFVLFANCSIVGMNVSLMWNSVGFYQIAKLSMIPVSCFLEVVLDKVRYSRDTKLSILVVLLGVAVCTVTDVSVNAKGFVAAVIAVWSTALQQYYVHYLQRRYSLGSFNLLGHTAPAQAASLLVVGPFLDYWLTNNRVDAYAYTLTSTLFIVVSCSIAVGTNLSQFICIGRFTAVSFQVLGHMKTILVLILGFIFFGKEGLNLHVVVGMIIAVAGMIWYGNASSKPGGKERRSLSMNGNKAQKHDGLPESTEVDDKV